One region of Oryzomonas sagensis genomic DNA includes:
- a CDS encoding ABC transporter permease gives MNQIATASNLLFVTLLATIFWPSAGQVPWHLLTAALVVKAIDLIMLATVKNEASRRGAGDVSAIILAILLAWYVATSRFIVLDKMLFPQPEAVLTLFVAELPDMLKGLVNSLILLVSGYLLAVATALPLGLLVGWRVRLFHAVNPFTKVLGPIPPIVYIPYAIALLPSFRAASIFVIFIGAFWPIFINTVNGVFNIPKGLLDSARVLGLKERTLLRRVILPGAMPSICTGATLALVFAFVLLTAAELIGANSGIGWYVKNFADFADYPRVVVGIIFISLVVMVITFGTERLERHLLRWRN, from the coding sequence ATGAACCAGATAGCAACTGCATCAAACCTGCTCTTTGTCACCCTGCTGGCGACCATTTTCTGGCCGTCGGCAGGGCAGGTCCCCTGGCATCTTTTGACCGCCGCCCTTGTGGTCAAGGCCATTGATCTGATCATGCTTGCTACCGTCAAAAATGAAGCATCACGTCGGGGAGCCGGCGATGTGAGCGCCATCATCCTTGCCATTCTTCTGGCATGGTACGTGGCCACCTCCCGCTTCATTGTGCTGGACAAGATGCTCTTCCCCCAGCCGGAAGCGGTATTGACCCTGTTTGTCGCCGAATTGCCGGACATGCTGAAAGGGCTGGTGAACTCCCTGATCCTGTTGGTGAGCGGGTATCTGCTGGCCGTGGCGACCGCCCTGCCGCTGGGGCTTCTGGTCGGCTGGCGGGTCCGGCTGTTCCATGCCGTCAACCCGTTCACCAAGGTGCTGGGCCCCATTCCGCCCATTGTCTATATCCCCTATGCCATTGCCCTGTTGCCGAGTTTCCGCGCTGCCTCGATCTTCGTGATCTTCATCGGCGCTTTCTGGCCCATTTTCATCAACACGGTCAACGGTGTCTTCAACATTCCCAAGGGGCTGTTGGACTCCGCACGGGTGCTCGGCTTGAAGGAGCGCACGCTGTTGCGGCGGGTCATCCTGCCGGGTGCCATGCCCTCCATCTGCACCGGGGCCACGCTTGCACTGGTTTTTGCCTTCGTGCTGTTGACCGCCGCCGAGCTGATCGGCGCCAACTCGGGCATCGGCTGGTATGTGAAGAACTTCGCCGACTTTGCCGACTACCCGCGGGTGGTCGTGGGCATCATCTTCATCAGCCTGGTGGTGATGGTCATCACCTTCGGCACGGAACGCCTTGAACGCCATCTACTGCGGTGGCGGAACTAA
- a CDS encoding ABC transporter substrate-binding protein: MKRIIAAFLLSMFMVSVAVAANLPKLRVGYVPEPAHGLYFVAKEKGYFKEEGVDVELFQFGSASEGIAALKAEKLDVGTFGTTAPLLFISKGSDFTFFGGMMIGGQAIVTRPERLAELSGRNLKVYKGKKIGLVKLSTGDVIFKGALKKAGIDWKKDITFVELGSATAVVEAIKKGAVDAGLLWPPHFSLAEKNSGLKVAHYLEEYYPKYTCCRIVAPTAKLNADKDTYRRFLAALIRAYRFYKTNPEETVRIYTKSLKIDEGIVRNETYVKKVSESNPDPLRKGILDFWQHIREAGYIPQDYPIDKHINTDIYKQALDSVIKKNPKDKVYQQMLSFYKKND; encoded by the coding sequence ATGAAGAGGATCATCGCCGCATTCCTGCTGTCAATGTTCATGGTGTCCGTCGCCGTTGCCGCAAACCTGCCCAAGCTTCGGGTGGGGTATGTCCCGGAGCCGGCCCACGGGTTGTACTTCGTGGCCAAGGAAAAGGGCTACTTCAAGGAAGAAGGGGTCGACGTGGAGCTGTTCCAGTTCGGCAGCGCCTCCGAGGGCATAGCCGCGCTCAAGGCAGAAAAACTGGACGTGGGCACCTTCGGCACCACCGCGCCGCTGTTGTTCATCTCCAAAGGGTCCGACTTCACCTTCTTCGGCGGCATGATGATCGGCGGACAGGCCATCGTCACCCGGCCGGAGCGTCTGGCCGAACTCTCGGGCAGGAACCTCAAGGTCTACAAAGGGAAGAAGATCGGCTTGGTGAAGCTTTCCACCGGTGATGTCATCTTCAAGGGCGCCCTGAAAAAGGCCGGCATCGACTGGAAAAAGGATATCACGTTCGTTGAGCTGGGCTCGGCCACGGCGGTGGTGGAGGCGATCAAGAAAGGTGCCGTGGATGCAGGGCTCCTGTGGCCGCCTCACTTTTCACTGGCCGAGAAGAACAGCGGCCTGAAGGTTGCCCACTACCTCGAAGAATACTACCCCAAGTACACCTGCTGCCGCATCGTTGCCCCCACGGCCAAGCTGAATGCCGACAAGGATACCTATCGCCGTTTCCTGGCCGCGCTGATCCGTGCCTACAGGTTCTATAAAACCAACCCCGAAGAGACGGTCCGGATCTATACCAAGTCCCTGAAGATCGACGAAGGCATCGTCCGCAACGAAACGTATGTGAAAAAGGTGTCCGAATCGAACCCCGACCCGCTCCGCAAGGGGATACTGGATTTCTGGCAGCATATCCGTGAGGCGGGCTACATCCCCCAGGACTACCCGATCGACAAGCATATCAACACCGACATCTACAAGCAGGCGCTCGATTCGGTGATCAAGAAAAACCCTAAGGACAAGGTCTATCAGCAGATGCTGAGCTTCTACAAAAAGAATGATTGA